One Pocillopora verrucosa isolate sample1 chromosome 10, ASM3666991v2, whole genome shotgun sequence genomic window carries:
- the LOC131771760 gene encoding programmed cell death 6-interacting protein, with product MAGWITFPLKRSDGVDYKKPLEKFIKNTFSAETAEENEDAISELSKLRNTVVMQTLDKHESALEPMLRYYDQLEAMEGKLPVSESQIRISYTWYDAFDKGSLFGYRKSSMSSLKYERLCVLFNIGVLQGQIAAAQNFQTDEGLKTAAKMFQSASGAFQQLKDAVFPQLNQVPTPDLSVEMLTFCAAVMLAQGQESIWNKTEQDKMKDAVIAKVAAQAADFYKSALSSAQIQSVKQMLEKEWISILSAKSEFFKAIAEYHMARVAKDKAAYGEGVTRFKQAEQQMANAVKQSMGLVDFKTWEGRIKREATELKKDNEFIYHERMPDIDSLGPIGRAALAKSLPLSKPASSKFTDLFSKLVPMAVHNALQAYESRKGEIVNFEVGRLREGTQLMNSVLASLNLPAAIEDLSGQTIPKSVLDKSAAVNEKGGLNAIDKLMQDLPELLERNREILDEATRMMDEEERQDTQMRERFTTKWTPKPSAELTMQLRQEADKYRGILENAVRADAIVREKYNNHRRNMDLLSKGEAQLAAAIPKVGAASSSSASSPAVKELRKLMEQVDTIKAERDAIEQDLKVQQDDMAVKFLSALAADGTIPDVEAIISSNLSAGFDSVKESVSESIARQEKILAAVQAANDKFVKEKQSGQAASERETMLKDLATAYDIYMELIGNLQEGTKFYNDFTPILVRYQQKSSDLVFARKTEREELSRDLQKTIANQPAEPTPQAPPHHQPSGARVPPGRPPPPSAQPQQQQQPPSAPSPGAPPMAPPPGAPQQYPPQQYQPMPPPGYMPYQYGGYPGYAPPLPPGYYNYGGYGMPQGYPPQGQQPPPGGYPRQ from the exons ATGGCTGGCTGGATCACTTTTCCATTGAAGCGATCCGATGGTGTTGATTATAAAAAGCCATTggaaaaatttatcaagaacACATTCTCTGCTGAGACGGCGGAAGAGAATGAAGACGCCATTTCTGAGCTTTCGAAGTTGAGAAACACTGTTGTAATGCAGACTTTGGATAAACATGAATCTGCTTTGGAGCCAATGCTCAG GTACTATGATCAACTGGAGGCAATGGAGGGGAAACTTCCTGTTTCAGAATCACAG ATAAGAATCTCATATACTTGGTATGATGCATTTGACAAAGGATCCTTGTTTGGTTATCGCAAAAGTT CAATGTCAAGTCTAAAGTATGAGCGACTATGTGTATTATTCAACATTGGAGTTTTACAAGGACAAATCGCAGCAGCTCAGAATTTCCAAACGGATGAGGGATTAAAAACTGCAGCAAAAATGTTCCAG TCAGCCAGCGGAGCCTTTCAACAATTGAAGGATGCAGTGTTTCCCCAGCTAAATCAGGTACCAACACCTGACCTATCTGTGGAGATGTTGACGTTTTGTGCTGCCGTAATGTTAGCTCAAGGCCAGGAAAGTATCTGGAACAAAACTGAGCAAG ATAAAATGAAGGATGCCGTGATCGCTAAGGTTGCTGCACAGGCAGCAGACTTTTACAAGAGTGCACTTAGTTCTGCTCAAATACAGTCAGTGAAACAAATGCTGGAGAAG gAGTGGATTTCTATTCTATCGGCTAAATCGGAATTTTTTAAAGCTATAGCAGAGTATCACATGGCTCGAGTGGCCAAAGACAAAGCAGCTTATGGAGAGGGAGTAACAAGATTTAAG CAAGCTGAACAACAAATGGCAAATGCTGTAAAACAGAGCATGGGACTTGTCGACTTCAAG ACGTGGGAAGGAAGGATCAAGCGAGAGGCCACCGAGCTTAAGAAAGACAACGAGTTCATATATCACGAGAGAATGCCCGACATAGATTCCTTAGGGCCCATTGGTCGTGCTGCTCTCGCCAAGTCCTTACCGCTGTCCAAACCGGCCTCATCCAAGTTTACAGACTTGTTTTCCAAGTTGGTGCCCATGGCTGTCCATAATGCACTTCAAGCGTATGAATCTCGCAAAGGGGAAATCGTCAATTTTGAAGTTGGCCGACTTCGCGAAGGAACGCAATTAATGAACAG TGTTCTTGCGTCGCTGAACTTACCGGCAGCCATAGAAGACTTGTCAGGACAGACAATTCCCAAGTCGGTGTTGGACAAATCAGCAGCAGTGAACGAAAAGGGAGGTTTGAATGCCATCGATAAGTTGATGCAGGATTTGCCAGAACTTCTCGAGAGAAATAGAGAGATCCTGGACGAG GCAACGCGAATGATGGACGAGGAGGAGCGTCAAGACACACAAATGAGAGAACGCTTCACGACTAAATGGACTCCAAAACCGTCCGCTGAACTCACAATGCAGTTGAGACAGGAAGCTGACAAATATCGCGGCATTTTGGAAAATGCAGTGCGAGCTGACGCTATTGTTAGAGAGAAATACAATAATCATCGACGGAACATGGATCTGCTAAGTAAAGGAGAG GCGCAGTTGGCAGCAGCCATACCTAAAGTTGGAGCTGCCTCATCCTCTTCAGCTTCAAGCCCGGCTGTGAAAGAACTGAGGAAACTAATGGAGCAAGTAGACACTATCAAAGCCGAGAGGGATGCTATAGAACAGGACCTGAAAGTGCAGCAGGACGATATGG ctgTGAAATTCCTGAGCGCCCTTGCTGCTGATGGTACAATACCGGATGTCGAGGCTATCATCAGTTCCAATCTGAGTGCAGGCTTTGATTCAGTGAAGGAAAGTGTTTCTGAGAGTATTGCGAGACAGGAGAAGATTCTGGCTGCAGTACAG GCTGCTAATGATAAGTTTGTGAAAGAAAAGCAGTCTGGACAGGCAGCCTCTGAACGGGAAACTATGCTGAAGGACCTGGCGACAGCTTATGACATTTACATGGAGTTAATTGGTAATCTACAAGAAGGAACAAAG TTTTACAATGATTTTACGCCGATATTGGTGCGTTACCAACAGAAATCCAGTGATCTTGTGTTCGCTCGAAAAACAGAGCGTGAAGAGTTGTCCAG AGACCTCCAGAAGACAATAGCAAACCAACCGGCGGAACCAACACCTCAAGCGCCACCACATCATCAACCTTCAG GTGCGCGGGTGCCTCCTGGCCGCCCTCCACCCCCATCAGCCCAGCcacagcagcagcagcaaccTCCGTCTGCCCCATCTCCAGGCGCGCCTCCGATGGCTCCTCCACCAGGAGCTCCCCAACAGTACCCCCCTCAGCAATATCAACCTATGCCTCCCCCCGGATACATGCCCTATCAGTACGGAGGGTACCCCGGATATGCACCTCCGCTACCACCTGGTTACTACAACTACGGTGGTTATGGAATGCCGCAGGGATACCCCCCTCAGGGACAGCAACCTCCCCCGGGAGGTTATCCACGGCAATAG
- the LOC131771758 gene encoding protein FAM124A-like isoform X1, with protein sequence MLNLRVSNMPWYDEDEVEGEPNVAQTYERQDHGVTEPRVHWRERDPYICTLEIRLPRDEVPKLKSLYGPLLQWIDPTFQLLHIEESDKNSFITRFEQDDPKGRGNESHLAKEQLNTQSLSVVLFLREESKYQLNAGFAKGYLQSPPWGFHHKIELANPMDMRTVARQDYYGSSPDLPLWTVCSVHYGNEQLRFNIFVNNFEKMKEFYSILTGCETSASKPGFCSFDLYSQPGLEIKLSLKYSPCLQPHASRLSALKFNIRSVLYVKQKLRLVLTPNGENTWLTRDPDGNVILLSRDENDVFEVGVAGQSTEASDSGRWSETASEDLSWEMCSDTSCSSFSCESGCESVTTRNEDEDKDSFSF encoded by the exons ATGCTCAA TTTAAGAGTCTCAAATATGCCTTGGTATGACGAAGATGAAGTAGAAGGTGAACCCAACGTGGCACAAACTTATGAAAGACAGGATCACGGTGTTACTGAGCCTCGAGTTCACTGGCGCGAAAGGGACCCTTACATTTGCACCTTGGAAATAAGGCTCCCTCGAGATGAGGTGCCGAAGTTGAAGTCTCTTTACGGTCCTTTACTCCAATGGATTGATCCCACATTTCAGCTGCTTCACATCGAAGAAAGCGATAAAAATTCGTTTATCACGCGGTTTGAACAAGATGACCCAAAAGGGAGAGGTAACGAGAGTCATTTGGCTAAGGAACAATTAAACACGCAATCACTAAGCGTTGTGCTGTTTTTGCGCGAGGAGTCAAAGTATCAGCTGAACGCAGGATTTGCAAAAGGCTACCTGCAGTCTCCCCCTTGGGGCTTCCATCATAAGATTGAATTAGCCAACCCTATGGATATGCGCACTGTCGCTCGCCAAGATTATTACGGGTCGTCTCCAGACCTTCCGCTGTGGACTGTCTGTTCGGTGCATTATGGAAACGAGCAACTCAGGTTTAACATTTTCGTGAACaattttgagaaaatgaaagaattttataGCATATTGACAGGGTGTGAAACTAGCGCAAGTAAACCAGGATTCTGCTCTTTTGATCTGTACTCTCAACCGGGCCTTGAAATAAAACTATCCTTGAAGTATTCGCCATGTCTGCAACCCCACGCATCAAGGCTCAGCGCGCTTAAATTCAACATCCGTAGTGTGCTATATGTCAAACAGAAACTTCGACTCGTGCTGACTCCAAACGGGGAAAACACGTGGCTGACTCGTGATCCTGACGGTAACGTGATTCTTCTGTCACGTGACGAGAatgatgtttttgaggtgggTGTTGCAGGACAGTCAACAGAAGCGTCCGACAGCGGACGGTGGAGCGAGACAGCCAGTGAAGATTTGTCGTGGGAAATGTGCAGTGACACGAGCTGTTCGAGTTTCTCGTGCGAAAGTGGCTGTGAAAGCGTAACGACAAGAAATGAAGACGAAGATAAAGATTCTTTTTCGTTTTAG
- the LOC131771758 gene encoding protein FAM124A-like isoform X2 — translation MPWYDEDEVEGEPNVAQTYERQDHGVTEPRVHWRERDPYICTLEIRLPRDEVPKLKSLYGPLLQWIDPTFQLLHIEESDKNSFITRFEQDDPKGRGNESHLAKEQLNTQSLSVVLFLREESKYQLNAGFAKGYLQSPPWGFHHKIELANPMDMRTVARQDYYGSSPDLPLWTVCSVHYGNEQLRFNIFVNNFEKMKEFYSILTGCETSASKPGFCSFDLYSQPGLEIKLSLKYSPCLQPHASRLSALKFNIRSVLYVKQKLRLVLTPNGENTWLTRDPDGNVILLSRDENDVFEVGVAGQSTEASDSGRWSETASEDLSWEMCSDTSCSSFSCESGCESVTTRNEDEDKDSFSF, via the coding sequence ATGCCTTGGTATGACGAAGATGAAGTAGAAGGTGAACCCAACGTGGCACAAACTTATGAAAGACAGGATCACGGTGTTACTGAGCCTCGAGTTCACTGGCGCGAAAGGGACCCTTACATTTGCACCTTGGAAATAAGGCTCCCTCGAGATGAGGTGCCGAAGTTGAAGTCTCTTTACGGTCCTTTACTCCAATGGATTGATCCCACATTTCAGCTGCTTCACATCGAAGAAAGCGATAAAAATTCGTTTATCACGCGGTTTGAACAAGATGACCCAAAAGGGAGAGGTAACGAGAGTCATTTGGCTAAGGAACAATTAAACACGCAATCACTAAGCGTTGTGCTGTTTTTGCGCGAGGAGTCAAAGTATCAGCTGAACGCAGGATTTGCAAAAGGCTACCTGCAGTCTCCCCCTTGGGGCTTCCATCATAAGATTGAATTAGCCAACCCTATGGATATGCGCACTGTCGCTCGCCAAGATTATTACGGGTCGTCTCCAGACCTTCCGCTGTGGACTGTCTGTTCGGTGCATTATGGAAACGAGCAACTCAGGTTTAACATTTTCGTGAACaattttgagaaaatgaaagaattttataGCATATTGACAGGGTGTGAAACTAGCGCAAGTAAACCAGGATTCTGCTCTTTTGATCTGTACTCTCAACCGGGCCTTGAAATAAAACTATCCTTGAAGTATTCGCCATGTCTGCAACCCCACGCATCAAGGCTCAGCGCGCTTAAATTCAACATCCGTAGTGTGCTATATGTCAAACAGAAACTTCGACTCGTGCTGACTCCAAACGGGGAAAACACGTGGCTGACTCGTGATCCTGACGGTAACGTGATTCTTCTGTCACGTGACGAGAatgatgtttttgaggtgggTGTTGCAGGACAGTCAACAGAAGCGTCCGACAGCGGACGGTGGAGCGAGACAGCCAGTGAAGATTTGTCGTGGGAAATGTGCAGTGACACGAGCTGTTCGAGTTTCTCGTGCGAAAGTGGCTGTGAAAGCGTAACGACAAGAAATGAAGACGAAGATAAAGATTCTTTTTCGTTTTAG